The Lolium rigidum isolate FL_2022 chromosome 1, APGP_CSIRO_Lrig_0.1, whole genome shotgun sequence region AGTTAGACACCCCTAAAGGCCAAAATCAACTGATGCTTTCATCAGTTAACAATGAGGAAGTTCAGGCTCCTACTGGCGTGATATCTCTCATGCCGGCAAGATCGCTGAGCTCCACATGCTGGTGCTCTATCCTCCTCAGCACTGTCCGAGTCTCACTCCTCTGCAAAGTCATCTGGCGCTGCCTTAGCCTTGATATCGCCTGGCTAACCTCTGATATCCAGGGCCGCTTCTTCGGGCTCCTGTTGATGCACCGGTAGGCGACGTCTGCGAGGACCCTTACCTCCTCCGCAATGCTGCCATCAAGGAGGTTCTTGTCGAGTATCTCGTCCCAGTCAACCTTTCCTTCCCCTCCAATCGCTGCCTGAAGGTAGAAGTGCACAATGTTGGTACTCACAGTTGATTTACAAGGTAAACTTGCCACAAAATAAAGGAACTCAAGTTGAAATCATCTATAACGTAGTAAATGCTTAAGATTATTGGCCTTCTCTTTGTACATTAGAGATTCTGTTGTTGCATAAAGTAACCAAACAAAACAAATCTATAAGAAGTAATCAATCTGCTGAATATATCTGGTAGCCGTTAAATATTGTTTCTTGTTGGATGAACTGGACTATAATCTAATGTAAGAATGCTGAAATCACTTACTAGGTCAATGTATTCCATAAGGCCTTGTTGTGGATTTATGGCTGTTATGAGTTCAAAAAGTATTATGCCGAAACTGTACACGTCGCTCTTCTTTGTGAACTTGTTGGTGGTGATGTAGTCAGGATCCATGTATCCATAGGTGCCCTTGAGGCCTGACTTGCTTCCATCAAATACTTCCTCTTTTGATAGACCAAAGTCTGCAACCTGTAGGCAGTACCAAGTAAAACAAACAGTGTACATCAGCATAGTTATCTTTTTCGTCACGGAACTGAGTATCTTTATTTCAGTTGCATGCATTCTTCGTCACAAGTTTAGGTCACTGATCTAAAACAGTATTGGTTTAGCTAAACAACTCGCGTCCAGCGGGTTAGTTGATTAATGAACTGCGCCTCAGAATCTCAGATGAGACAATTGGTTTAGCTAAACAATCAGCATGTAGCAGGTTCAGCTGATCACTGAAATGTAATCATGGCGCAGTACTTGTTTGGCCAAGGTGGCGGCATGTAATACCTAAAATGACACATAAAGAACAAGCACATTTGCAATGATCAGTATCATAAATCGTCTAACCTTGGCCCTCATTGAATGGTCCAGGAGTATATTAGCGGACTTTAGGTCTCGGTGAATGACGGGCGGGACAGCCTGCACAAATAGTCATAGCTCTAATCAATTGCCAAGATCAAGGTCACACTAGCAATGGAAGTACACGTTTACTAGCCATCATCAACTGTACCCCTTCATGTAGGTACTCAATCCCATGAGAGACATCGTGAGCTATCTGTAGCCTTTCTTGCCAGGTCAAACTCCGTTTATTATCACCTAATAACAGGACATGGTACAAAATAATCAAGGAGATGCTTGTTGATTCGTGGCAGCATTCAGTTTATTCGAAGTGGAGAAACCGATCTTTATTAAGCTATGGAAGAAACGGGGTTTGGGTACAGATGGCAACATTTAGTTCAATTCCACTTTGCAGTGCACACCATGCTATATCCTCGATGCGAAATTTAACTATGCAAATGTTTTCGTTCCTTTTCATCTTTCgtcatcaaaaagaaaagatTTTTGTCTTCCATTCTTACCATAGAGAAGGCTCGCCAGATTCCCGTTGCTCATGAACTCGTAAATCAGAATGTGCTGGCGTTTCTCCACGCAATACCCAACCAAATTAACAAGATTCCTGTGATGCAGCCTGCTAAGCAAAATTACCTGCAAACGAGGAAGGAATGGTCATGATTATATAGCTTGCTCAGTTTATCAAGGTCAAATGCTTCACTACCAGCTACTCTACACAGATTAATTGAAGGTATTGCAAGTTGCACTCGCTTCACACACACACCCACAACGTGTGTCACCACTCAAGAACATAACCACTTGCTGACTAACAAAGAAAGAGAGCCAATGATTTTGCCAAACCAAATCGGGACATGCCAATTGGAAGCCAATTTGTCGTTGCCTTGCCCCGATTAGAATACTTGATCAAATGCAGGCAGGGATTATCCAAAAAAGGATAATGGTGTGTCACCTCTGTCTGGAACTCTCTTTCCCCTTGGGAAGAATCGCTGGCGAGGGCCTTCACAGCTACTACTTCTCCGGTGGCCATCACGGCCTTGTACACCGGACCGAACGACCCTTGCCCGAGGATCATGGTGAAGTTGTTGGTCGCCTTCTGCAGATCCCTGGAGAACATTCAGAAAATGCAGTTAACAATCCGATGAATGATCATTCATTTGTGTCTTATACTATACCAGTTGATGGTTACTCAAATCACGGCAACAATGGGGTAGTAAGGAGTTGCCGCACATACTTGTAGTGGTATTTGGGGATcccggagacggagaggggcgggTGGTGGTCGCCGCCGCGCCATCCCCAGAACGCGACGCGCTTCCCCGGCGGCAGCGGGTTGTGGGCCCAGTCGCCGCCGCTCTCGGACACCGAGACGGACACGCTGGAGTCGACGGAGCCGTTGCCGTTGCCGGCCCGCAGCGTGGCCGTGGAGGACTCGAGCGACCGCGTCCGGCCGGCGGCGACGCTGGCCCGCTTCCGCCGCAGCCAGATGGCCAGGAACACGAGCGCCGCCGCGAGCgccgcggcggccacggcggcggcggccacgacGGCCGCGAGCTTCGTCCTATCGACCATTCTCCGGCGCCTTCTGGTGGAACCTCCCCGGCGAGGCAAAGACCATgccgcggcgcggcggcgctctAGGCCTCCCCTGCTGCCACTCCTGCCATGGCGTAGCAGAACAAGGCGTCAGCAAAGAAACAAAGGAGGCGATCCCGAGCGAGAATTCCGCGGCCGGGGGAGCAATCTCGCCGGTGATCGAGCCGGCTGAAATGGTTTTAAAGAATCGATCTGTAAAGCGTGGCAGGAGGCGTGCATCGTACGTACGTACCTCGGCAGCGCGCGCGGGAATTCCGGTCTGGGTTGGGACGCCGACGGCGGGCCTGTCGGCGCCGGAGCACGGGGGGCAGAGCGAGGACCGGCGGTGGGAGAGGCCGACTTCCCGTGCTTGGTTTTTGTGtgcgtgggaggaggaggaattCAGAGGCGATGGGCGGGTGGAAAAGGCGGCCTGCTGCGTTTGGAGTGGACGCAGTCGTCCGAGCGACTTCACAGGGCAAGACTGGGCATGATAATTAATATATTCTTATTTTTTTACTtatttatctctctctctctctccctctttgATCTTTTCTGGATTATTTTTGTCTTCTTTTTGTttctgaagaagaagcaaaggCATGACTTGGTTTAGGACATGGAAGGCGGTTGGGTTGGTGTCATGTGCAGATGAATCCCAGAAAGAGGcagtatttatttatttattcatttgTGATCCTACTAGTGTATGATTTTCTGTCTATTAAGATGTTAGGTCCAGAGGAAGTAAAACAATTGTTAAAgctttaaaatattaaaaaatgttTTGTAGATAGTCAATGATGTATACCGTAGGCGTACACAATTCTTGGTATTTCAgggtacacaaaaatgataaaatttaACAAATCCTTTTCAAGCCATTGGTTGAACCTTGTATCATCGTCTTTGACTCTTCTCTCGGTATCATTTGGACCTTTGAGATTAGGAGTATAAGCGAAGACGATATTTTTTGCCATCCTGTAGTACGTAATTTGTCACCTGATTCAGATGATTTCTGTCATATTGTAACCAAATGTTGTGTCGTGTTATTGCTTACGAGGagataggggggggggggggatttccaaaaggaaagaaaagcatCATTCCCAAGTAAGACAAAATAAGGTTGATATTCTGAGCAAGCTTCAATAAATCCAGTAATCCTTGTAAATCTCAATTGAATGTTAAGATGACAATATAAATCAACAACTTCTACAAATCCTAAACATTGAACATCTAAATTTCATATTTGAAggtaatttatttattttttgaaagtaCATACAACTTGTTTGGAACGGAAATACTCCCTACGCCGTTATGAAAGTTGTCTTATATTTGTCAATTTGAATATGTCAACTTTAGACTAGTAATTGTTTGGAAACTGCTGAAGGCTTTAGAAATACTCCCGGgtaggggagtgatgttttggctcccggatgcatatgctccctttattttgaagtgCATCTTTCATACACTTTGAAACGTTTAAAAATTCCAAACAAAAAATTCACTAGTGCATCTTCGCATGTGCAAAGTCTTTCATTAGAAAACGGATTGTCGTTTGggctgtgtaaaaaagaaaaaatatgctaaaaataaggctttttatgagatatgttttgtctttttacatCAAAAATATCGGATTTCGTGAAACTGTACGAATGCACATAGATTGTCGAGATGTACATGAGAATTTTTTTGTTGAAATTTCTTGACAATTAGAAGTACGTTTTTTTACATAGAGGgatcatatgcacccgggagccaaattgaattccAGATGGGTGTCTATATATTTAACTTTAGACAACTTTCATAAGACGGAGAAAATATATCAATTAAAAAATGTTTGGAAACAAATCACCAAACTGTCACTGTAAATCAGCTCCGGTACAAAACTTAACCTTTCACTGAAGCTAGAAAGACATTCCTTTCatcttcaaaaagaaaaaaagacatTCCTTTGGAAAAAGAAATTGAAGCTGAATAGTGATGGCAGAGTTACATCACCCGCATGTCCTGATTGGGCGCTACCGCCAAGGAGTTACTACCATGGACCGACCGACCGACCTGACTAACGAAATTTCTCACTCACGCAGTGTCGATCGTCGTCCGATTCCGGACGGCAGTACCTGCATCTCTCACTATCTCTCGAGCATAACGCCCGCCTTGTCTTGCCTCGTGAGCAAGGTGAGTTAAGGAGAGAAAAAAATGCTGCCGGAGACATTTGTACACTTATCATAGTCCTAGTCTTGCTTGCCAAGAAAATGACATTTTGTTTTAACTCTTGCAGCCGGTGAGTCAATAAAAGAAAATCCTGCCGCTGGTTGTACCTTGCGGCCCGGTCAGATAAGTGATTGAATGATAAATTTCTTTTGTAAAACGACAGTGTGTTGTGTCGCAATATTCCGCCTAAATGAGACATACATGTTGTCAAGCCCAGGGTTCGATTTCTGGTCATGTTTTTCTGTAACGTCAGATATTTTGTGTTGTGAGCACTATGTTTTAGTCATATCATTGCAATAAGATAACTCCCATGCAGTCGCTTCATCAATGTTTTGCCCTATCGATATAATGCAAAGCGTTTCTCTCAAAGTGCAAGTGCCCTAGAAGGCTAGAACCGAATGTCCACGGTTCGGAATTTGTGCGGTaaagaaatagttcaaatttcttCTGATGTTGGTACCTTAGTTGTAACCGGTCCCTTGATCATGACTTCCTGTCAACCCATTGCCTATGCTGTTTGCAAAGTTTAACCAATTAAACTGAGTTGGTAGCTGCTGACAGTAACCAAAAATCTATTTTCCTAAGCAACCTAAAGTTGCTTACCTCATAGTCTCCTGATTCATGAAAATACATATCAACATTGCAAGTTGTGCATTCCAACTTGCAAAAATATTTTGTGTAGTAGTATATACGAGCAATTTCGATAAGTATCAGTagtgcttttcctcaacggaagaagacctgagaggtgaagcaaccaccagaagcaagtggtgcttagagcatctccagtcgcgtcccccaaacggcgtttgggggacggcggacaagaaatggagaaaatcgcgtcccagtcgcgtcccccaaagctaaatagcgctcattttgtgtccggcgtcccggtagagactctaatatagagtctctaccgggacgccggacacaaaatgagagctcatatgcatgcatgcagccctagTCCCCACATACcattctctttccccacactttctctcacctacttttcccacatggcgGTGGtccttctattaaaatgcatgcatccggacgctgtttgagggacgcggctggaaagggtctcttttctgtacagatttttgatctctttttgtccggcgcggtcctaaacgtgccctaaatcatttgtgccggacattttttgagggacgcgactggagatgctcttaaatacGCAAATTTGTGGTGAACAAGTATGCCAACTTTCACCTGGTAATCCTTCCTTGAACACCTTTTTTCTGCAGGCCAATGTTCAGAAATCTTGGCATGTGCGACCGATTCCGTGCTCTGGGTGCACCAACCATGCCTCATAAAAACAAGCAAATGTTGCTTCGGGCACCAACCATGCCTCATAAAAACCTGAGACAGGCCAAATTCTAAGTTGAAGCGTCTAAATTCAGCTTGGGCCTCTTTGTTTCCATGCATACATATAGCTTGCTCTGCTGCTCGTAATTGCCCCGGCTTAACTGTTTTTTTGAAGTGCGTACAATGGGTCAACGGTACAGTTTTGCTAAGTCTCTGTGCAAGAACTCCCAGAAAGATTATTTGGCCACAATCGGTTTGCGTTTGGACTAGAAACTGTTAAGATGCTATGGATCAACTAGTGTAGATCTAATCGAGTAGAGACTATCTCTGTAACGAATTGTGTTCATGTACTgtgagagggagaggaagatacTGTGAATGCTGTGATGTTTACCTTCTCCCTTGAGGAGGACAAACCTGTCGACGTTGACGTGGTGACGGCGGCAGATCCGtgagggagtggtggcggcggagcttcccatCGACACTGTGCTGAACCTAGATCGGTAGGTCTGTTAGTGGGGCGAGTGGCTCTCAGTCAACCTTGTCATCTTTACCACcgcccccaccactctatatatat contains the following coding sequences:
- the LOC124650567 gene encoding calcium/calmodulin-regulated receptor-like kinase 2, which gives rise to MVDRTKLAAVVAAAAVAAAALAAALVFLAIWLRRKRASVAAGRTRSLESSTATLRAGNGNGSVDSSVSVSVSESGGDWAHNPLPPGKRVAFWGWRGGDHHPPLSVSGIPKYHYKDLQKATNNFTMILGQGSFGPVYKAVMATGEVVAVKALASDSSQGEREFQTEVILLSRLHHRNLVNLVGYCVEKRQHILIYEFMSNGNLASLLYGDNKRSLTWQERLQIAHDVSHGIEYLHEGAVPPVIHRDLKSANILLDHSMRAKVADFGLSKEEVFDGSKSGLKGTYGYMDPDYITTNKFTKKSDVYSFGIILFELITAINPQQGLMEYIDLAAIGGEGKVDWDEILDKNLLDGSIAEEVRVLADVAYRCINRSPKKRPWISEVSQAISRLRQRQMTLQRSETRTVLRRIEHQHVELSDLAGMRDITPVGA